The stretch of DNA GGGTGAGATATTGATGGGAAAAATTAAATTGCCATATGCTTATGTCGAGAAATTGAAGGAGCTACGATAAGTAGAGGGTTTGCATAAAAACCTCTTATAATGCTCCAATTAGATTCAAAACAAAAAAGAGGTGGTACTGATGAAAACAATAATATTGGCCGGCGGGAGCGGAACCAGGTTGTGGCCCCTCAGTAGGGATAACTTTCCTAAGCAATTTTTAAAACTTAAGCGTATGGACAAGTCTATATTTCAAATGTCTTTTGAAAGGTGTCTTAAGTTAACCGGCTTAGAGGAAATTTATATTGTAACCAATATAAACTACAAGTTCTGGGTTTTAGGGCAGATCGAGGAACTTGGATATAAATTTAATGAAGATCATATCCTGGTGGAACCGTCAGGTAAAAATACTTTACCTGCAATATATTATGGAGTAGTTGAAATACAAAAAGGCGGCGATGATATAGTTGCGGTCTTTCCCTCCGACCACCTGATAGAGGATGATGATGGGCTAACCCGGGTTATAAAACAGGGTGAGCAGCTGGCCGATAAGCATGTCATTACCTTTGGTATTCATCCGAAAAAACCACATACTGGGTATGGTTATATCAGACCCAAGGAACCTTTAACAGTCGGCTATTCAGTTGAGGAATTTAAAGAAAAACCGGATTTGGAAACTGCCCAAATTTACCTGGAAAAGGGGTACCTGTGGAACAGCGGTATGTTCATGTTTAAAACAGATGTTTTCATAGAAGAGGTGAGGCAGTATTGCCCCGAGGTTTATAATGCTTTTCAGCTAAGTGATATCAAGGAGGTTTACAATAATACAATAAGTATTTCCATTGATTATGGCATCATGGAGAAGTCCGGCAGGACGGCTGTCATTCCAGTGGATATTAGATGGAGTGACCTGGGGAGTTTTGATACTTTTTATGAGAAGTTTTCAGGCGATGAAAACGGAAACATATCTTTTAGCGACGTTACGCTAATCAATTCCGTTAATAACCTATTATATACCAATGAAGATAAAGCGGTTGCAGTCATAGGTGCTGAGGATTTAATCGTCATAGATGAAAAAGACGCCTTGCTTATATGTAAAAAGGGATATTCAGAGAAAGTAAAAGATGTAGTTAATAAATTAAAGTCAACCAATGATCCCAAGGCGGACTATCACTTAACCACTTACAGGCCGTGGGGGTCCTATACAATTTTGGAGGAAGGTTTTTTTTATAAGATAAAGCGGATTAGTGTTTTGCCTGGGAAGAAGCTAAGCTTGCAATTGCACCACCACCGCAGCGAGCACTGGGTAGTGGTCAAAGGCACGGCCAAGGTGACTGTAAACGCTTTGGTGAAATTTGTGCGCAGCGGTGAGAGTACCTTTGTTAAATCAGGGTACAAGCACCGGTTGGAAAACCCGGGGAAAGTTATACTCGAAGTAATCGAGGTACAGCTTGGCCAGTATTTGGAAGAAGATGATATTATCAGGTTTGATGATGACTTTGGTCGGGTCGGAACCGATGATGCCGAGTCTGAACTAAACTCCTCCTATAAAGAAGTTGCTGTTCTGTAGAATAAAGACTAAGCAAATTTTTAAAAAAGTATTTGACACTATTTAAGCATAGCTCACATGATTAAGGGGGAATGGAAAAGGTATGCCTTTTGTGGTGATTATGGCTGGCGGACGGGGGGAGAGGTTTTGGCTCCGTAGCCGGCTGGCGGCGCCCAAGCAATTTTTAAATCTCGTTGGCGACAAGACCATGCTTCAACTCACTGTTGAGCGGATGGTAGACTTGGTCGGAATATCCGACATATACATAGTGGCGGGTTCGGATTATAAGGATATCATCATGGAGCAGGTGCCGCACCTGCCGGAGGAAAACATTCTCATCGAGCCCTGCGGTCGGGATACCGCGGCTGCCATCGGGCTTGCCGCTTTGATTTTAGAGCGTAAGGATCCCCGGGAGGTCATGATTGTTCTACCGGCGGACCATTATATCAGTGACGTGCACTGCTTCCGGAAAGTGCTTAAGAGCGCGGTGGTGGCGGCCTGTTCGGGAGAGGAGATCGTTACCATTGGTATTGCTCCCCACAGGCCGGAGACAGGTTACGGCTACATTAGTCAGGGTGAAATACTTGATATTATTGCCGGAGTGCCTGTATACCGAGTTTTTCAGTTTCTGGAGAAGCCTGACTACGCAAAGGCTGTCAGGTTACTTGCATGCGGTAATTACCTGTGGAATAGCGGCATGTTTATCTGGCGGCTGGATTTAATTCGTCGACTAATTGAAAAACATACCCCACAACTTGCTCGGGGTCTGAATAAGATTGGACAGGCCATGGGGACGGGACAATATACGGCCGTACTGGAAGAGGTCTATGCGAAGCTACCAAGGATTTCGGTGGACTACGGTATTCTGGAAAAGGCGGATAGTGTTTTAGTGGTACCGGGGGATTTCGGCTGGGATGACATCGGCTCATGGATAGCCCTGGAGCGTTACGCTGAAAAGGATGAGCGAGGAAATATCATTGAGGGCCGGGGCGTAATGCTGGATACAAGCGATACCTTCATTTATTCCCCCGGCAAGACGGTTGGTGTCATAGGGGTAGAGAATTTAGTCGTGGTAAATGACCGGGACAGTATCCTGGTCTGTCGCAAGGACCGGACCCAGGAGATAAAGAAAGTGGTGCAGGCTTTAAAGGATAAAGGCCTGGATGAAGTACTGTAATGCCAAACACTATGTTATAAATTGGGGATATTCCTTTTCGAAAATCGTCAATGTCTAAGGGATTTAGATAATCTAAAAAGGTGTATCCCCTAACCTTTATAGGAGGAATCCCAATATGGTAACTGTTAATGAACATATTTTTCGCCAGTATGACATTCGGGGTGTGGCTGAACAAGATCTAACCGATGAAGTTGTAACACTTTTAGGCAAAGCTTTTGGAACTGTAGCTATGCAAAAGGGTTCATATAAAGTGTTGGTGGGGAGGGATAACCGTCTTAGCTCCGAACGCCTGCGGGACGCCCTAATAAAGGGGCTTATGTACGTGGGCTGCGATGTTATGGATATAGGCCTGGTGGTCACGCCGATGCTTTACTATGCTAGAGTCCACTTTTGGGTTGATGCAGCGGTGATGATTACCGGCAGCCACAATCCACCGGATGAAAACGGTTTCAAGATGGCCCTGGGCGACGGGACCATTTACGGAGACGATATTCAAAAGCTTAAGGAATTGATGATGGCCGAAGAGTTTTCGGCCGCATCTGGAAGCCTTGAAATGGTAGACGCCATCACTCCGTACCTAAATATGTTAATGAAAAAAATAGAGGTTGGTCCACAAAAGTTAAAGGTGGCTGTGGACTGTGGTAACGGTACGGCTGGCTTGTTTGCTGAAAAAATATTGGAGAATTGGGGCTGCGAAGTAATACCGCTGTATTGTGAATCTGACGGCTCCTTTCCGAATCACCAACCGGATCCGGTGAAAACGGCCAACCTGGTGGAGTTGAGAAAAGTGGTGCTGGAGAAGGGGGCGGATCTCGGTGTAGCTTTTGATGGCGATGCAGACCGCATTGGGGTGGTGGACGAGACTGGGAATATTATCTGGGGAGATACGCTGATGTGTCTTTACTGGCGGGAAATTATGCCAAAATACCCCGGAGCCAAGGCCATCATCGAAGTGAAGTGTTCCCAGGCTTTAGTGGACGAAGTGGAACGCCTCGGTGGAAAGCCTTTCTTTTACAAAACGGGTCACTCATTGATCAAAGCCAAGATGAAGGAAGTAGGTGCGGTCTTCACCGGGGAGATGTCCGGGCACATTTTTTTTGCGGACGAGTTTTACGGTTTTGACGATGCCTTTTACGCTGCCGGCCGCCTTTTTAGGGTCCTTTCCAATTCAGATATGCCGCTTTCAAAGATGCTCTCAGGTATACCGAGGTATTACTCTACGGCTGAAACCAGGGTTCCTTGCCCGGATCGGGATAAATTTAAGGTGGTCAGCGGGCTGGCTCAGTGTTTTAAACGGGAATATCCAGTGGTTGATGTGGATGGGGCAAGGGTGCTCTTTGGCGACGGGTGGGGCCTGGTGCGGGCTTCTAACACCCAGCCCGTGCTGGTGGCTCGCTGCGAGGCAAAAACTGAAGAAGGAGTACAGCGCATTTGCTCTATTATGAAGGAAGCCCTAAAGGAGTTCCCGGAGGTTAAAGACTTTGAGTGGGAGTATTAAGCTTTATTTGAAATTATAAATTGAGACTGTACTAACTTTAGAAAAAATATTGGTGAAGCCCGGGTGATTACAGTCAGATAATTCATAAACATGGAGATGAGAGTTTGTCTTTATTATTATTTTCAATTCAAAACGCCTTTCGTAAAAAAGCGGTGATGATACTGGCCGTTCTTGGAGTAGCCTTTGGTATCGCGCTAATGACTTTTCTTTTGTCTCTGGTTGCAGGAATGGATAACCGGGCTGAGCGCACCCTTGGCGATCTTTCAAATAGAATCATGATTTCCGGCAGAGATGCGCTCTTCGGCGGCTTGTTTTTTGGTATGGGGACAACCCCTATACCTTTTTCTTATATGGAAACCATTAAAAACATACCGCACGTGGAAAAGGTTTATGCACAGGTTTCAGCGATTATGCGCCCTTATAACGTAGAATACGACATGCCTTTTTATGGATATGAAACTCAAGATATATCAACTGTTACCAGCATACCTCACAACAAAATTATAGAAGGGACTGCTCCTGCAGATGATAAAGAGATTATCATTGGGGCCAGTCTTCAGAAGTACATGAAGTTTATTGATGCTCCTTATGAAATAGGAAATGTTTATCGTTTTATCGTTCCGGAGAAAGGACAGGCGAGGGTTCTGGAGCTAAAGGTTGTGGGTGTTTACCAGACCGGCAACGAAGTCTTGGACAGTGCTTTCAGCGGATCTGAACACCTGGCTAGAGATATTGGCAAGATACCGGTCGGAAAAGTATCTTCCATTAATATAACAGTGGATAAGATCGATAATTTGGAATCTGTAGCGCTGTCCATTCGGAACGAACTATCCGACAAAAAACCGGAAGTTCAAGTAGTGTTGCCCAATGAAGTGCTGAATCCGGTTAAAGACGTATTGGACATATTCGGCAGGTTTCTCATAGCAGTTTCCGTGGTGGCCGTGGTGGTCGGGGCGCTTACCATCATGGTTGTGATGCTTTTATCCGTCATTAACCGCATACGTGAGTTCGGTATTCTGAAGGCACTGGGTTGGACCCCGGCTAATATTATCTTTCTGGTGATGGTGGAGTCTCTGGTTATGAGCATGCTTGGAGCCGCCCTGGGGGTGGCCTTGGGCTACGCCGGCCTGGTTTTGGCCAGGGATTTGATAGCCTTGGATTTTGCCAACCTCACCCGGCAAACAGCGTTTTATGTAGGTCTGGCCGGTATTTTCATCGGTATAGTGGGGGGAATTTACCCGGCCTGGCGTGCCAAGGGAGCGGCGCCGGCGCGGATACTTCGTGGAGTATAGCTTATGGAGGTGCGTTTTATTGGAGCCGGATGTGTTGATCTCTGGGAAAAACTTGACCAGGGTTTACGGGAAGAATAAGCTTGCGGTTAAAGTTTTGGACGTGAAAAGCTTGGAGATCCGGAGGGGTGAATTTATCGCGCTGACTGGTCCTTCCGGGTGCGGTAAAACCACCTTGCTAAACCTTTTAGGTGTCCTGGACAGGCCCAGCGGTGGAGATATTATTTTTGAAGGAAAAAAGATTTCTGAACGGGATGAGGCTTTCCTTTGTAGATTTCGTCGGCAGAGGATCGGCTTTATTTTTCAGGCCTATCATTTGATTCCTACTATCAGCGCTTTAAAGAATGTAATGGTGCCTGCCTTCCCTTTGGGGAGCGGCAGATACAAGAGGCGTGCAATGGAACTGATCAGGCAGGTGGGCCTAGCGGGAAAGGAAGGGCGCAGGCCGGATGATCTTTCCGGTGGTGAGCAACAGCGGGTGGCCATTGCCCGAGCTCTTCTGCTGGATCCGGATCTGATCCTGGCTGACGAACCCACGGGCAATTTGGACTCGGCTACCGGGGCGGAAATTATGGATTTGCTGAAAACATTGAACCAAAAGGGTAAAACAGTGCTGGTGGCCACCCACGACCAGCGGGTGGCGGAAGGTTGTGGTAGGAATATAAGGATGATGGATGGGCAGATAATCTAGGAACTAAGGTGAGTAGGAGGTAATTTCATGAAAGTTCGTAAAGCAGTCATACCGGCGGCAGGTCTGGGCACAAGATTTTTGCCGGTAACAAAAGCATTACCAAAAGAAATGCTGCCTATAGTGGATAAACCTACAATTCAATATATAATTGAAGAGGCCGTGAATTCTGGTATAGAGGACATTTTAATAATCACCGGCAGGGGGAAGTGGTCTATAGTAGATTATTTTGACCGCTCCCCTGAGCTTGAAGCCGCTCTTGGCGGGAAGGGAAAATCCTCACAATTGAAAACCATTGTTCAATTAACTAAAATGGCAAATATTTACTATATAAGACAAAACAAGCCCCTTGGCCTTGGGCACGCCGTTTATTGTGCTAAATCATTTGTTGGAGAAGAACCATTTGCTGTTTTATTAGGCGATGATATTATAAAAGCCCCTGTACCGGCATTAAGACAGTTAATAGAAGTTGCGGAGAGTTTTAATTCCAGTGTAATAGGTGTAAGGGAAGTTCCAATTAGTGATGTTGGTAAGTATGGCATCATTAAGCCTGCAGAAGGCATAGGTTCCGTATACAGGGTAGAAGACTTGGTAGAAAAACCATCTCCTGAAGCTGCTCCTTCTAAATTAGCCATTATGGGACGATATGTTTTAAACGCGTCTATTTTTAAGTGTTTGAAAGACCTTCCGGCTGGCGCCGGCGGGGAGATTCAATTAACTGATGCATTGAGGGTTCAATCTGGACTTGAACCTGTTTATGCTTATATGTTTGAGGGGATACGTTATGATGCCGGGGACAAACTTGGGTATTTAAAAGCCACTGTTGAATATGCCCTTGAATCTTCTGAGCTAGGGGAACAATTTTCAAGGTATCTCGAAGATTTATATCAGGAGCGCAGGAACCATACCCTTGCTTTGCAGGAAGTTGCCGCGTCAAGCGATATGTAAATAAACCTTTCCGGGCATAGTTATTGAAATTTTTGCCCCCGGTTGTAAAATTCTCTTTTTATGTCTTGCTTTTTACGCTGATATGCGTATCTGGCTTGTTTAATTAGGTCTAAAGGAAGGGAGTTTACTTGCAACTCCTTTTCCATTTGTGCTATATATCTGGTAAAATCCCGGTCACAATTTTCTTCCAGAAGCCTTAAACGCGGCAAATATTTTGAGGCTAGGGAGTAAGGGGAGTAATTAGGGTCTTTCGCTTTTAAAGCTTGGTATTCTTGGTAGGCGGACCGGGCAAGTTCAGATACCCCCTCATAGTAGTTATCTTCGACCTCAATAATTAATACCTTATACTTTCGGGCGATGATTAGTTCTCTTTGTTCCATCTGCTTAGGTAATTTTATTATTTCTTTATTATTTAAAAAAAAGTTGGCGTGCTGTTGTTTTACCTTCTGGGCTTCTATGTAACCAGGTAAAACTGTTCCCAGGTAGATCCCCAGGACCAGCGGCAGATGGACAGCAATAAATAATATTATGATTTTATTGCGCACTTTTAAACCTCGCAACATACACTTTTTGTGTATTATGCCAGGTATAAGCTGGAGTTAATCATTAATTAAAGAGTAAAATCAATATTAATTTAGTCATAACTACCTTAGCATTATTAGGTTATCTATAGTATTATTAAGCTATTATCCCGTAAATTTAGTTTGGGCTCATAACTAATAAGTTTAATTTTTAGTCTATAGATGCTGGAGGTTGCTTTATGCCGTATAAGGTATTAGTTGTTGATGATGAAGAATCGATAGTCAGGTTGGTAACATTTAATCTGGAAAAAGAAGGTTTCCATACACTGGTAGCAAACAACGGCAACGAAGCGCTTTCCAAGATTCATGCTGAACAGCCTGATTTAGTAATTTTAGACTTAATGCTCCCGGGACTTGACGGTCTTGAAGTATGCCGGCTTGTGCGCCGGGAGGGATTACCTGTAGCCGTGATTATGTTAACTGCAAAGGACCAGGAAATAGATCGTGTGCTGGGCTTGGAACTGGGAGCGGACGACTATATCACCAAGCCCTTTAGCCCCCGGGAACTGGTTGCACGGGTTAAAGCGGTCTTGAGGAGAACATCTACCCGTGAAGAAATACGCCAGCCAAGTGAAAGGATAAAAATTGGAACCTTGAACATAGATTCTGAGAGACACGAGGTAAAGGTCAACGGAAAGCAAGTGGAACTTACGCCCAAGGAATTTGAGCTGCTTGAATTTTTGGCCAGGAATGCAGGCAAGGTAATGACCAGGGACGTATTGCTTAACCATATCTGGGATTATACATATGATGGAGATACCAGGATTGTGGATGTACATGTTAGTCACCTGCGCGAAAAAATTGAAGCCAACCCCAAAAGCCCTGTTTACATCAAAACCGTGCGGGGCGTGGGTTACAAGTTCCATGAAGAATAGGTAGATAAACTTATGATTTTTAAAAGACTGCGCTGGAAAATAACAGTATCATATATTGCTGTGGTTATCCTTTCCATGCTTATTTTAGGAACATATCTAACGAATTCCCTTGAGGATTACTTTTATAACAGCATTGAAAAAAGGCTTACCACACAAGCGCTGCTTGCCTCCAGGCTTGTAGTTGAAAAAAGTGGTGATTTAGGTGCAATCGGACTTGATCAGCTGGCCAAACAAATCAGCTCAGATGTTCAGGCCAGGGTAACTATCATTGATAGCACCGGGGTTGTGCTTGGTGATTCAGAGAGAGATGCTACATCTATGGAGAATCATATTGACCGGCCTGAAGTTCAGGCTGCCGGGAAAAAAGGCTCCGGAACTGCCATTCGCTACAGCAAAACCCTTAACACCAATATGATGTATGTAGCCTTACCCATAAATGCAAACGGCAGCGGTGAAGGCTTTATACGATTAGCGTTGCCCCTTACAGAAATTAAGCAAGCTTTTTGGGGCTTGTGGTCGGATATGTTGAAGGCTATATTGATAGCTTTTTTAATTACTACACCGGTAGGGCTTACGCTGGGTAAAAAAATAACTGGTCCGGTTGAACAGCTGATTGAATTTGCCAGGCAAATTTCAAAAGGTAATTATGATGGCAGGATTAGAGTCAGGAGCGGTGATGAAATAGAAAAATTGGCCATAACACTGGAGCAAATGGCCGATACAATTAAAGAGAAGGTCAGGCTGATTTCGGAAGGTAGAAACAAGCTTGAAACGGTTTTGGCCAGCATGTCCAGCGGGGTTATTTTTATTGATAAATCAGGCCGCATAGACCTGGTTAATCCGGCGGCGGAAAAGTTTCTGGCTTTCCTGATCAGAAGGGGAGGCGACATACCCCACGGCTCTTCGATTAGATACCCGGAATTATCGTCCGCTATAAATGAAGCATTGCAAAAGGGACAAGTTATTGAGCAGGAAGTTAAAATATTTATTCCGGAAGAAGCGATTCTGGCGGTTACTGTTTCCCCATTCCGTGACCAGACGGGCGCTTTAAATGGCGTGGTTGCTGTAATGCACGATATTAGCCGCATTAGGAAACTGGAAAAAATCCGCACTGAATTTATTGATAACGTATCACATGAGTTAAAAACACCGGTAACAGCAATCAAGGGTTTTACTGAAACGCTATTGGACGGGGCCATGTACCAGCAGGATATATGTCGAGAATTCATCGAAATAATTGATAAAGAGACCGCCCGTTTGAGCCGCCTGGTACATGAACTTTTAGACTTATCAAAAATAGAATCAAAGAATACGCAGATAAAAACCAAATCAATGGATATAAATAAAATAATCCGGGATACAGTTGCAAAACTGCGTGGTCAAATTGATGGCTCCGGGCTTGAAATAAAACTTTCGCTGCCAGGCAAACCGGTGATTGCCAAAGCAAATAGCGACATGATTGATCAGGTGCTGATTAATCTCATAGATAATGCTGTTAAATACACCTATACCGGTGGTGAAATAGAGATTGAAGTTTCAGAGGACGACCAAAACGTAGTAATTAAGGTTCGTGACAACGGTATCGGTATTCCCGCAGTGGATCTTGAAAGAATTTTTGAAAGGTTTTACCGGGTGGATAAAACCAGGAGCAGGGCTATGGGTGGCACCGGACTGGGACTAAGCATAGTCAAACATATAGTAGAACTGCACGGCGGTATAGTAGGCGTACAAAGCACCCCGGGAGTGGGGTCAGAGTTTTTCTTTACATTGCCCAAACCTACAAATAATAAAAGCTAAACTGTTTGCAATAGCCACCCTGAGGGTGGCTTTATATTTAACTATGATTCATTTAGTTCTAATCTTTCTCCAGTGATCATGTATATAATCCACTCGCTTAAATTCGTAGCATGGTCACCAATACGTTCCAGGTATCTGGCTATAAATAAAAAGTAAGTAGCCTGCTTGATGTTTCGGGGGTCCTTGGTCATTAAGTCGATTAATTCATTAAAAGTTTTGGTATAGTAATT from Desulfoscipio gibsoniae DSM 7213 encodes:
- a CDS encoding mannose-1-phosphate guanylyltransferase/mannose-6-phosphate isomerase, yielding MKTIILAGGSGTRLWPLSRDNFPKQFLKLKRMDKSIFQMSFERCLKLTGLEEIYIVTNINYKFWVLGQIEELGYKFNEDHILVEPSGKNTLPAIYYGVVEIQKGGDDIVAVFPSDHLIEDDDGLTRVIKQGEQLADKHVITFGIHPKKPHTGYGYIRPKEPLTVGYSVEEFKEKPDLETAQIYLEKGYLWNSGMFMFKTDVFIEEVRQYCPEVYNAFQLSDIKEVYNNTISISIDYGIMEKSGRTAVIPVDIRWSDLGSFDTFYEKFSGDENGNISFSDVTLINSVNNLLYTNEDKAVAVIGAEDLIVIDEKDALLICKKGYSEKVKDVVNKLKSTNDPKADYHLTTYRPWGSYTILEEGFFYKIKRISVLPGKKLSLQLHHHRSEHWVVVKGTAKVTVNALVKFVRSGESTFVKSGYKHRLENPGKVILEVIEVQLGQYLEEDDIIRFDDDFGRVGTDDAESELNSSYKEVAVL
- a CDS encoding mannose-1-phosphate guanylyltransferase translates to MPFVVIMAGGRGERFWLRSRLAAPKQFLNLVGDKTMLQLTVERMVDLVGISDIYIVAGSDYKDIIMEQVPHLPEENILIEPCGRDTAAAIGLAALILERKDPREVMIVLPADHYISDVHCFRKVLKSAVVAACSGEEIVTIGIAPHRPETGYGYISQGEILDIIAGVPVYRVFQFLEKPDYAKAVRLLACGNYLWNSGMFIWRLDLIRRLIEKHTPQLARGLNKIGQAMGTGQYTAVLEEVYAKLPRISVDYGILEKADSVLVVPGDFGWDDIGSWIALERYAEKDERGNIIEGRGVMLDTSDTFIYSPGKTVGVIGVENLVVVNDRDSILVCRKDRTQEIKKVVQALKDKGLDEVL
- a CDS encoding phosphomannomutase/phosphoglucomutase, coding for MVTVNEHIFRQYDIRGVAEQDLTDEVVTLLGKAFGTVAMQKGSYKVLVGRDNRLSSERLRDALIKGLMYVGCDVMDIGLVVTPMLYYARVHFWVDAAVMITGSHNPPDENGFKMALGDGTIYGDDIQKLKELMMAEEFSAASGSLEMVDAITPYLNMLMKKIEVGPQKLKVAVDCGNGTAGLFAEKILENWGCEVIPLYCESDGSFPNHQPDPVKTANLVELRKVVLEKGADLGVAFDGDADRIGVVDETGNIIWGDTLMCLYWREIMPKYPGAKAIIEVKCSQALVDEVERLGGKPFFYKTGHSLIKAKMKEVGAVFTGEMSGHIFFADEFYGFDDAFYAAGRLFRVLSNSDMPLSKMLSGIPRYYSTAETRVPCPDRDKFKVVSGLAQCFKREYPVVDVDGARVLFGDGWGLVRASNTQPVLVARCEAKTEEGVQRICSIMKEALKEFPEVKDFEWEY
- a CDS encoding ABC transporter permease encodes the protein MSLLLFSIQNAFRKKAVMILAVLGVAFGIALMTFLLSLVAGMDNRAERTLGDLSNRIMISGRDALFGGLFFGMGTTPIPFSYMETIKNIPHVEKVYAQVSAIMRPYNVEYDMPFYGYETQDISTVTSIPHNKIIEGTAPADDKEIIIGASLQKYMKFIDAPYEIGNVYRFIVPEKGQARVLELKVVGVYQTGNEVLDSAFSGSEHLARDIGKIPVGKVSSINITVDKIDNLESVALSIRNELSDKKPEVQVVLPNEVLNPVKDVLDIFGRFLIAVSVVAVVVGALTIMVVMLLSVINRIREFGILKALGWTPANIIFLVMVESLVMSMLGAALGVALGYAGLVLARDLIALDFANLTRQTAFYVGLAGIFIGIVGGIYPAWRAKGAAPARILRGV
- a CDS encoding ABC transporter ATP-binding protein; this encodes MEPDVLISGKNLTRVYGKNKLAVKVLDVKSLEIRRGEFIALTGPSGCGKTTLLNLLGVLDRPSGGDIIFEGKKISERDEAFLCRFRRQRIGFIFQAYHLIPTISALKNVMVPAFPLGSGRYKRRAMELIRQVGLAGKEGRRPDDLSGGEQQRVAIARALLLDPDLILADEPTGNLDSATGAEIMDLLKTLNQKGKTVLVATHDQRVAEGCGRNIRMMDGQII
- the galU gene encoding UTP--glucose-1-phosphate uridylyltransferase GalU; its protein translation is MKVRKAVIPAAGLGTRFLPVTKALPKEMLPIVDKPTIQYIIEEAVNSGIEDILIITGRGKWSIVDYFDRSPELEAALGGKGKSSQLKTIVQLTKMANIYYIRQNKPLGLGHAVYCAKSFVGEEPFAVLLGDDIIKAPVPALRQLIEVAESFNSSVIGVREVPISDVGKYGIIKPAEGIGSVYRVEDLVEKPSPEAAPSKLAIMGRYVLNASIFKCLKDLPAGAGGEIQLTDALRVQSGLEPVYAYMFEGIRYDAGDKLGYLKATVEYALESSELGEQFSRYLEDLYQERRNHTLALQEVAASSDM
- a CDS encoding response regulator transcription factor; this encodes MPYKVLVVDDEESIVRLVTFNLEKEGFHTLVANNGNEALSKIHAEQPDLVILDLMLPGLDGLEVCRLVRREGLPVAVIMLTAKDQEIDRVLGLELGADDYITKPFSPRELVARVKAVLRRTSTREEIRQPSERIKIGTLNIDSERHEVKVNGKQVELTPKEFELLEFLARNAGKVMTRDVLLNHIWDYTYDGDTRIVDVHVSHLREKIEANPKSPVYIKTVRGVGYKFHEE
- the pnpS gene encoding two-component system histidine kinase PnpS — protein: MIFKRLRWKITVSYIAVVILSMLILGTYLTNSLEDYFYNSIEKRLTTQALLASRLVVEKSGDLGAIGLDQLAKQISSDVQARVTIIDSTGVVLGDSERDATSMENHIDRPEVQAAGKKGSGTAIRYSKTLNTNMMYVALPINANGSGEGFIRLALPLTEIKQAFWGLWSDMLKAILIAFLITTPVGLTLGKKITGPVEQLIEFARQISKGNYDGRIRVRSGDEIEKLAITLEQMADTIKEKVRLISEGRNKLETVLASMSSGVIFIDKSGRIDLVNPAAEKFLAFLIRRGGDIPHGSSIRYPELSSAINEALQKGQVIEQEVKIFIPEEAILAVTVSPFRDQTGALNGVVAVMHDISRIRKLEKIRTEFIDNVSHELKTPVTAIKGFTETLLDGAMYQQDICREFIEIIDKETARLSRLVHELLDLSKIESKNTQIKTKSMDINKIIRDTVAKLRGQIDGSGLEIKLSLPGKPVIAKANSDMIDQVLINLIDNAVKYTYTGGEIEIEVSEDDQNVVIKVRDNGIGIPAVDLERIFERFYRVDKTRSRAMGGTGLGLSIVKHIVELHGGIVGVQSTPGVGSEFFFTLPKPTNNKS